One segment of Penaeus vannamei isolate JL-2024 chromosome 3, ASM4276789v1, whole genome shotgun sequence DNA contains the following:
- the Prosbeta2 gene encoding proteasome subunit beta type-7, with product MTMDDYNEHHTGFQFGNFARNEKLAAKGFPMPRARKTGTTIAGIVFKDGVVLGADTRATEGDTVADKNCSKIHYLQPNMYCCGAGTAADLEMTTALMASQLELHRLNTNRQVPVVAANRMLKQMLFRYQGHIGAALVLGGVDKNGFHIYSIHPHGSTDRLPYTTMGSGSLAAMSVFEARWKPDMELEEAKQLVRDAIAGGVFNDLGSGSNIDLCVITKDGANMIRPYDVANIKGERLGKYEYKRGTTDATKIVRPIIVESQSVKMVKVEEMDTA from the exons AAATGAGAAGCTAGCAGCTAAGGGCTTCCCCATGCCCCGGGCCCGCAAGACTGGTACCACCATTGCAGGGATTGTGTTCAAGGATGGCGTGGTGTTGGGGGCAGATACAAGAGCCACAGAAGGCGACACTGTCGCTGACAAGAACTGCAGCAAGATCCATTACCTTCAACCCAATATGTACTGCTGTGGGgcag GTACTGCCGCTGACCTGGAGATGACCACTGCCCTAATGGCAAGCCAACTTGAGCTCCACCGTCTCAACACCAACCGCCAGGTGCCTGTTGTTGCTGCCAACCGCATGCTGAAGCAGATGTTATTCCGCTAccag GGCCACATTGGAGCAGCTCTCGTCTTGGGTGGAGTAGACAAGAACGGCTTCCACATCTACTCCATCCACCCCCATGGTTCGACTGATCGCCTGCCCTACACTACTATGGGCTCGGGATCTCTTGCTGCAATGTCTGTCTTTGAGGCACGCTGGAAGCCTGACATGGAG CTGGAAGAGGCCAAGCAGCTGGTCCGCGACGCTATTGCCGGTGGCGTGTTCAATGACTTGGGCTCTGGCTCCAACATCGATCTGTGTGTCATCACCAAGGATGGAGCCAACATGATCAGGCCTTATGATGTGGCCAACATCAAAGGAGAGAG GCTCGGAAAGTATGAATACAAGCGAGGGACAACAGATGCTACCAAGATAGTGCGTCCCATTATTGTTGAGTCACAGAGCGTGAAGATGGTGAAAGTGGAAGAGATGGACACAGCATAa